One part of the Methylobacterium mesophilicum SR1.6/6 genome encodes these proteins:
- a CDS encoding amino acid ABC transporter permease: protein MLSNFDFSVIVSSLPYLFGQGMVFTVTLTALAAVGGVIIGTLLAMARLSGLPGLSHFAKGYVELCRSLPLVLVIFWFYFLVPYIGAYVTGSSTPIQVGAFPSALITFMAFEAAYFSEIMRAGIQSIPKGQTAAAQALGMNYWQTMGNVVLPQAFRNMLPLLLTQTIVLFQDTSLVYVLSLTDFMGAASKVAQRDGRLVEMYIFAAVVYFAICFSASFLVRRLQRRVAIIR from the coding sequence ATGCTCTCGAATTTCGACTTCTCCGTCATCGTCTCGTCCCTGCCCTACCTGTTCGGGCAGGGCATGGTCTTCACCGTGACGCTGACCGCCCTGGCGGCGGTGGGCGGCGTGATCATCGGCACGCTGCTGGCGATGGCGCGGCTCTCGGGTCTGCCCGGCCTGAGCCATTTCGCCAAGGGCTATGTCGAGCTCTGCCGCTCGCTGCCGCTGGTGCTGGTGATCTTCTGGTTCTACTTCCTGGTGCCGTATATCGGCGCCTACGTGACCGGATCCTCGACGCCGATCCAGGTCGGCGCCTTCCCGTCGGCGCTGATCACCTTCATGGCCTTCGAGGCCGCCTACTTCTCGGAGATCATGCGGGCCGGCATCCAGTCGATCCCGAAGGGACAGACCGCCGCCGCCCAGGCGCTCGGGATGAACTACTGGCAGACCATGGGCAACGTCGTCCTGCCCCAGGCCTTCCGCAACATGCTGCCGCTGCTGCTGACCCAGACCATCGTGCTGTTCCAGGACACCTCGCTGGTCTACGTGCTGTCGCTCACAGACTTCATGGGCGCCGCCTCGAAGGTGGCCCAGCGCGACGGCCGCCTCGTCGAGATGTATATCTTCGCGGCCGTGGTCTATTTTGCGATCTGCTTCTCGGCCTCGTTCCTGGTGCGCCGCCTGCAGCGCCGCGTGGCCATCATCCGCTGA
- a CDS encoding amino acid ABC transporter permease translates to MNYNWNWRIFFDASPEGNGTYLDMLLSGLMWTIATALCSWIIAFFLGSLIGVLRTLPSKTANAIGTTYVEIFRNIPLLVQMFLWYFVLPEVVPTRIGDAIKQLPDAPFYTAVVCLGFFTASRVAEQVRAGIQSLPRGQRMAGTAMGFTTYQTYRYVLLPNAYRIILPPMTSEFLNNLKNTSVALTIGLLELTARARSMQEFSFQVFEAFTAATILYVIINLVVVTAATFLEKAVAIPGQR, encoded by the coding sequence ATGAACTACAATTGGAACTGGCGGATCTTCTTCGACGCCTCGCCGGAGGGCAACGGCACCTATCTCGACATGCTGCTCTCGGGGCTCATGTGGACGATCGCCACCGCGCTCTGCTCGTGGATCATCGCGTTCTTCCTCGGCTCCCTGATCGGTGTGCTGCGGACGCTGCCCTCGAAGACTGCGAACGCGATCGGCACGACCTACGTCGAGATCTTCCGCAACATCCCGCTGCTGGTGCAGATGTTCCTCTGGTACTTCGTGCTGCCGGAGGTGGTCCCGACCCGGATCGGCGACGCGATCAAGCAGCTGCCCGACGCGCCGTTCTACACGGCGGTGGTGTGCCTCGGCTTCTTCACCGCCTCCCGCGTGGCCGAGCAGGTCCGCGCCGGCATCCAGTCGCTGCCGCGGGGCCAGCGCATGGCCGGCACCGCCATGGGGTTCACCACCTACCAGACCTACCGCTACGTGCTGCTGCCGAACGCCTACCGGATCATCCTGCCGCCGATGACCTCGGAATTCCTCAACAATCTCAAGAACACGTCGGTGGCCCTGACCATCGGCCTCCTGGAGCTGACCGCCCGGGCGCGCTCGATGCAGGAATTCTCCTTCCAGGTGTTCGAGGCCTTCACGGCGGCGACCATCCTGTACGTGATCATCAACCTCGTGGTCGTCACGGCGGCGACCTTCCTGGAGAAGGCGGTGGCGATCCCCGGCCAGCGCTGA
- a CDS encoding amino acid ABC transporter substrate-binding protein encodes MQSDIARRGVAAALGLTLALAPLSLRAQELTGTLKKVKDSNAIVIGYRDASVPFSYLGADQKPVGYAMDICYKIADAVKAKLNLPNLEVKLNPVTSATRIPLMANGTIDLECGSTTNNAEREKQVWFTNSHFLTATRYVSKKSANLHTIEDLKGKTVVSTSGTTNIKQINEANTERKLGLTILPAKDHAEAFLMVETGRAAAFVMDDVLLASLAASSKDPSAYEISTEALSKPEPYGIMLRKDDTEFKKVADDATAKLYTSPEGKALYDKWFTQAIPPRNINLNLPMSAEMKKQFTTPISSPDPAAY; translated from the coding sequence ATGCAGTCTGATATCGCTCGCCGCGGCGTCGCCGCGGCGCTTGGCCTGACCCTCGCCCTCGCCCCCCTGAGCCTGCGGGCGCAGGAGCTGACCGGCACCCTCAAGAAGGTGAAGGATTCCAACGCCATCGTCATCGGGTACCGCGACGCCTCCGTGCCGTTCTCGTATCTCGGCGCCGACCAGAAGCCGGTCGGCTACGCGATGGACATCTGCTACAAGATCGCCGACGCCGTGAAGGCCAAGCTCAACCTCCCGAACCTCGAGGTGAAGCTCAACCCGGTCACCTCCGCCACCCGCATCCCGCTGATGGCGAACGGCACGATCGACCTCGAGTGCGGCTCGACCACCAACAACGCCGAGCGCGAGAAGCAGGTGTGGTTCACCAACTCGCACTTCCTGACCGCGACCCGCTACGTCTCGAAGAAGTCGGCCAACCTGCACACGATCGAGGACCTGAAGGGCAAGACCGTCGTGTCGACCTCGGGCACCACGAACATCAAGCAGATCAACGAGGCCAACACGGAGCGCAAGCTCGGCCTGACGATCCTGCCGGCCAAGGACCACGCCGAGGCGTTCCTGATGGTCGAGACCGGCCGCGCCGCCGCCTTCGTGATGGACGACGTGCTGCTCGCCTCGCTCGCCGCCTCTTCGAAGGACCCGTCCGCCTACGAGATCTCCACCGAGGCCCTGTCGAAGCCCGAGCCCTACGGCATCATGCTCCGCAAGGACGACACGGAGTTCAAGAAGGTCGCGGACGACGCCACCGCCAAGCTCTACACGAGCCCGGAGGGCAAGGCGCTCTACGACAAGTGGTTCACGCAGGCCATCCCGCCGCGCAACATCAACCTCAACCTGCCGATGAGCGCGGAGATGAAGAAGCAGTTCACGACGCCGATCTCCAGCCCCGACCCGGCGGCCTACTGA
- a CDS encoding branched-chain amino acid ABC transporter substrate-binding protein, whose protein sequence is MRSILLAGLALGAMVAAAQAADVKLGVAAPITGNSAAIGAQLKNGASQAVEDLNKAGTLKGTTLTVTVGDDASDPKQGVSVANKFASEGVKMVVGDYNSGVSIPASDVYLDAGIIQVTPASTNVKFTERGMWNTFRTCGRDDQQGAVAGNYLAEHFKGKKVAFVHDKTPYGKGLADETLKAFKAKGGKEVMFEGINPGEKDYSALVSKLKSANVDVVYFGGYYTEAGLILRQMRDQGLKAPMMGGDGMVDRELVAIAGPAAEGTLTTFPPDARKNPNAKAALAAFKAKNIDPEGYTLYSYAAVQVLAKAMAETGSSDGKKLADWLHQGKAVDTVVGPIAYDKKGDITRPDYVMYEWKKGADGKIDYSGNELTK, encoded by the coding sequence ATGAGATCGATTCTGCTGGCCGGGCTCGCCCTCGGCGCGATGGTGGCGGCCGCGCAGGCCGCCGACGTCAAGCTCGGCGTCGCCGCGCCGATCACCGGCAACAGCGCCGCCATCGGCGCGCAGCTCAAGAACGGCGCGAGCCAGGCGGTCGAGGACCTCAACAAGGCCGGCACCCTGAAGGGTACGACGCTGACGGTGACGGTGGGCGACGACGCCTCCGACCCGAAGCAGGGCGTGTCGGTGGCCAACAAGTTCGCCAGCGAAGGCGTCAAGATGGTTGTCGGCGACTACAATTCCGGCGTGTCGATCCCGGCCTCCGACGTCTACCTCGACGCCGGCATCATCCAGGTCACCCCCGCCTCCACGAACGTGAAGTTCACCGAGCGGGGTATGTGGAACACCTTCCGCACCTGCGGCCGCGACGACCAGCAGGGCGCGGTGGCCGGCAATTACCTGGCCGAGCACTTCAAGGGCAAGAAGGTCGCCTTCGTCCACGACAAGACCCCCTACGGCAAGGGCTTGGCCGACGAGACGCTGAAGGCCTTCAAGGCCAAGGGCGGCAAGGAGGTCATGTTCGAGGGCATCAACCCGGGCGAGAAGGACTATTCCGCCCTCGTCTCCAAGCTGAAGTCGGCCAACGTCGACGTGGTGTATTTCGGCGGCTACTACACGGAGGCCGGCCTGATCCTGCGTCAGATGCGCGACCAGGGCCTGAAGGCGCCGATGATGGGCGGCGACGGCATGGTCGACCGCGAGCTCGTGGCGATCGCCGGCCCCGCCGCGGAGGGCACGCTGACCACCTTCCCGCCGGACGCTCGCAAGAACCCCAACGCCAAGGCCGCGCTCGCCGCCTTCAAGGCCAAGAATATCGATCCCGAGGGCTACACCCTCTACTCCTACGCCGCCGTGCAGGTCCTCGCGAAGGCGATGGCCGAGACCGGCTCCAGCGACGGCAAGAAGCTCGCCGACTGGCTGCACCAGGGCAAGGCGGTGGACACGGTGGTCGGCCCGATCGCCTACGACAAGAAGGGCGACATCACCCGGCCCGACTACGTGATGTACGAGTGGAAGAAGGGCGCCGACGGCAAGATCGACTACAGCGGTAATGAGCTGACGAAGTAA
- a CDS encoding DUF6867 family protein encodes MQGILYEEESAWLFLLVTVVMGGWAGWMAARGIARGWRPFWQCALALLLVAAAVRFIHYALFSGTLLSLHYYAVDAIVVMVIGAAGFRYTRTRQMTSQYRWLYEKTSPLTWRARAPVPGEVR; translated from the coding sequence TTGCAGGGGATTCTGTACGAGGAGGAATCGGCCTGGCTGTTCCTGCTCGTCACCGTGGTGATGGGCGGCTGGGCCGGATGGATGGCGGCCCGCGGCATCGCCCGGGGCTGGCGGCCGTTCTGGCAATGCGCGCTGGCGCTGCTCCTCGTGGCCGCTGCGGTGCGCTTCATCCACTACGCGCTGTTCTCGGGCACGCTGCTGTCGCTGCATTACTACGCGGTCGACGCGATCGTGGTCATGGTCATCGGCGCAGCGGGTTTCCGCTACACGCGGACGCGCCAGATGACGAGCCAGTACCGCTGGCTCTACGAGAAGACCTCACCGCTTACGTGGCGCGCGCGGGCGCCAGTTCCGGGCGAGGTCCGATGA
- a CDS encoding ABC transporter ATP-binding protein: MSVAGINVLVEETRAIQAGRKPPLLAVRDVSTYYGSVAALRGVDLDVAEGEIVTLIGANGAGKSTLMMTIFGSPQARSGTITYDGRDITRLPTHAIARLGIAQSPEGRRVFPRMSVYENLQMGAALHDGRFFAEDLEKVCALFPRVKERLNQRAGTMSGGEQQMLAIARALMSRPRLLLLDEPSLGLAPLVVKGIFDAIRELNRTDGMTIFLVEQNAYHALKLAHRGYVLVNGRVTMSGTGRALLDDPNVKAAYLEGGHAGPVGA; the protein is encoded by the coding sequence ATGAGCGTCGCCGGCATCAACGTCCTGGTCGAGGAGACCCGGGCGATCCAGGCGGGCAGGAAGCCCCCACTCCTCGCAGTGCGTGACGTCTCGACCTATTACGGCAGCGTCGCGGCCCTGCGGGGGGTCGATCTCGATGTGGCCGAGGGCGAGATCGTCACGCTGATCGGCGCCAACGGCGCCGGCAAATCGACCCTGATGATGACGATCTTCGGAAGCCCGCAGGCGCGCTCCGGTACCATCACCTATGACGGGCGCGACATCACCCGGCTGCCGACCCACGCCATCGCCCGGCTGGGCATCGCCCAGTCGCCGGAGGGCCGCCGGGTCTTCCCGCGCATGAGCGTCTACGAGAACCTCCAGATGGGCGCCGCGCTCCATGACGGGCGCTTCTTCGCCGAGGACCTGGAGAAGGTCTGCGCCCTGTTCCCGCGGGTGAAGGAGCGCCTCAACCAGCGCGCCGGCACCATGTCGGGGGGCGAGCAGCAGATGCTGGCCATCGCCCGCGCCCTGATGAGCCGCCCGCGCCTGCTGCTGCTCGACGAGCCCTCCCTCGGCCTCGCGCCGCTGGTGGTCAAGGGCATCTTCGACGCCATCCGGGAGCTGAACCGCACCGACGGCATGACGATCTTCCTCGTCGAGCAGAACGCCTACCACGCCCTGAAACTCGCCCATCGCGGCTATGTGCTGGTCAACGGCCGGGTCACGATGAGCGGGACCGGCCGCGCGCTGCTCGACGATCCGAACGTCAAGGCCGCCTATCTGGAAGGGGGCCATGCCGGCCCGGTCGGGGCATGA
- a CDS encoding ABC transporter ATP-binding protein, producing MAAHPDVPAASATPPVLAVEHLTMRFGGLTAVSDLSFEARRGDITALIGPNGAGKTTVFNCITGFYKPTEGMLTLAHADGTAHLLERLPNHKVNRTARVARTFQNIRLFQGMTVLENLLVAQHAPLMRASGYTILGLLGLKTYRDAQGAAIERAKAWLDRIDLMKRADDPAGALPYGAQRRLEIARAMCTDPVLLCLDEPAAGLNPRESAELNGLLRHIRDAHDTSVLLIEHDMSVVMEISDHVVVLDYGVKIADGSPAEVRADPKVIAAYLGVEDEEVEAVEAEVGITVPHADDAHTGASA from the coding sequence ATGGCGGCGCATCCGGACGTCCCGGCGGCGAGCGCCACCCCGCCGGTGCTCGCCGTGGAGCATCTGACCATGCGGTTCGGCGGCCTCACCGCCGTCTCCGACCTGTCCTTCGAGGCGCGCCGCGGCGACATCACCGCCCTGATCGGGCCGAACGGGGCCGGCAAGACCACCGTGTTCAACTGCATCACGGGCTTCTACAAACCCACCGAGGGGATGCTGACGCTGGCCCACGCCGACGGCACAGCGCACCTGCTGGAGCGGCTGCCCAACCACAAGGTCAACCGCACCGCCCGGGTGGCCCGCACCTTCCAGAACATCCGCCTGTTCCAGGGCATGACCGTGCTGGAGAACCTGCTGGTCGCCCAGCACGCGCCGCTGATGCGCGCCTCGGGCTACACGATCCTGGGATTGCTCGGCCTCAAGACCTACCGGGACGCGCAAGGCGCCGCGATCGAGCGCGCCAAGGCGTGGCTCGACCGGATCGACCTGATGAAGCGCGCGGACGACCCGGCCGGCGCCCTGCCCTACGGCGCGCAGAGGCGGCTGGAGATCGCCCGGGCGATGTGCACCGATCCGGTCCTTCTGTGCCTCGACGAGCCGGCGGCGGGCCTCAATCCGCGCGAGTCCGCCGAACTCAACGGGCTTCTGCGCCACATCCGCGACGCGCACGACACCTCCGTGCTCCTGATCGAGCACGACATGTCGGTGGTGATGGAGATCTCCGACCACGTGGTCGTGCTCGACTACGGCGTGAAGATCGCCGACGGCTCCCCCGCCGAGGTGCGGGCCGACCCGAAGGTGATCGCCGCCTATCTCGGCGTCGAGGACGAGGAGGTGGAGGCCGTGGAGGCCGAGGTCGGGATCACCGTGCCGCACGCGGACGACGCCCACACGGGGGCGTCCGCATGA
- the livM gene encoding high-affinity branched-chain amino acid ABC transporter permease LivM, which produces MAGSQTALPGSAMAGILRDAALYALVTFGLCVPIIAYRTDPGPGSELVLVPRWGLVAALCAAIFVARIVQRLVLLRRDARRALTPSPAQATEAVHGEPDAGQKTSKVGLILFIAVALTLPILAALATGGLSSARYWIDLGILILTYVMLGWGLNIVVGLAGLLDLGYVAFYAVGAYSYALLSTTFGLSFWICLPLAGLFAGLWGMILGFPVLRLRGDYLAIVTLAFGEIIRLVLINWTDVTGGGAGISSIPRATFFGIPFTAGEDGFAATFGIPFDSMHRLVFLYYLILALALITNFVTLRLRRLPIGRAWEALREDEIACRSLGIDTTATKLTAFALGAAFGGVAGSFFAVRQGFISPESFNFLESAIILAIVVLGGMGSQVGVAIAAVAMVGGPEMLRNLGFLKAVFGEGFDPSEYRLLLFGLAMVAMMVWRPRGLISVRLPSVSLGERRAVSGAHVSEGHG; this is translated from the coding sequence ATGGCCGGCTCCCAGACCGCGCTCCCCGGCTCGGCGATGGCCGGCATCCTGCGCGACGCCGCCCTCTACGCCCTGGTCACCTTCGGCCTGTGCGTGCCGATCATCGCCTACCGCACGGATCCCGGACCGGGCAGCGAGCTGGTGCTCGTGCCCCGCTGGGGGCTGGTGGCGGCGCTCTGCGCGGCGATCTTCGTGGCCCGCATCGTCCAGCGGCTCGTGCTCCTGCGCCGGGACGCGCGGCGGGCGCTGACCCCCTCCCCGGCCCAAGCGACCGAGGCGGTCCACGGCGAGCCCGACGCGGGCCAGAAGACCTCGAAGGTCGGCCTCATCCTGTTCATCGCCGTCGCCCTGACCCTGCCGATCCTCGCGGCCCTGGCCACCGGCGGCCTGTCCTCGGCGCGCTACTGGATCGACCTCGGCATCCTGATCCTCACCTACGTGATGCTGGGCTGGGGTCTGAACATCGTGGTGGGTCTCGCCGGCCTGCTCGACCTCGGCTACGTCGCCTTCTACGCGGTCGGGGCCTATTCCTATGCGCTGCTCTCGACCACCTTCGGCCTGTCCTTCTGGATCTGCCTGCCGCTCGCCGGCCTGTTCGCCGGCCTGTGGGGCATGATCCTCGGCTTCCCCGTCCTGCGCCTGCGCGGTGACTACCTCGCCATCGTGACCCTGGCCTTCGGCGAGATCATCCGCCTCGTCCTGATCAACTGGACCGACGTGACCGGGGGCGGGGCCGGCATCTCCTCCATCCCGCGGGCGACCTTCTTCGGGATCCCCTTCACGGCGGGCGAGGACGGGTTCGCGGCGACCTTCGGCATCCCGTTTGACTCGATGCATCGGCTCGTCTTCCTGTACTACCTGATCCTCGCCCTCGCGCTGATCACCAACTTCGTGACCCTGCGCCTGCGCCGCCTGCCGATCGGGCGGGCCTGGGAGGCCCTGCGCGAGGACGAGATCGCCTGCCGCTCGCTGGGTATCGACACGACGGCGACCAAGCTCACCGCGTTCGCGCTCGGCGCGGCCTTCGGGGGCGTGGCCGGCTCCTTCTTTGCCGTGCGCCAGGGCTTCATCAGCCCGGAGAGCTTCAACTTCCTAGAGAGCGCCATCATCCTGGCGATCGTCGTGCTGGGCGGCATGGGCAGCCAGGTCGGCGTCGCGATCGCCGCCGTGGCGATGGTCGGCGGCCCGGAGATGCTGCGCAACCTCGGCTTCCTGAAGGCCGTGTTCGGCGAAGGATTCGATCCCAGCGAGTACCGCCTGCTCCTGTTCGGGCTCGCCATGGTGGCCATGATGGTCTGGCGACCGCGCGGGCTGATCTCGGTGCGGCTGCCCTCGGTGTCGCTCGGCGAGCGCCGCGCCGTGTCGGGCGCGCACGTGAGCGAGGGGCACGGCTGA
- a CDS encoding branched-chain amino acid ABC transporter permease: protein MDVFVQQLINGLTLGSIYGLIAIGYTMVFGIIGMVNFAHGDVFMVSCFIALITFLLLTVWLGISSIALAFLVVLVVAMALTALWGWAIERVAYRPLRGSFRLAPLISAIGVSIFLSNFVQVVQGARNKPTPPMLSGGITLFERDGYAVFLAWKQVLIMGVTAVLLTGFWYLVQRTPFGRAQRACEQDRKMAALLGIDVDRTISLTFVLGAALAAVAGVLYLMYYGVVSFSDGFVPGVKAFTAAVLGGIGSLPGAVLGGLIIGLIETFWSAYFSIEYKDVAAFSILAIVLIFMPSGILGRPEVEKV, encoded by the coding sequence ATGGACGTTTTCGTACAGCAGTTGATCAACGGGCTGACGCTCGGGTCGATCTACGGCCTGATCGCCATCGGATACACGATGGTGTTCGGCATCATCGGCATGGTGAACTTCGCGCACGGCGACGTCTTCATGGTGTCCTGCTTCATCGCGCTGATCACCTTCCTGCTGCTCACCGTCTGGCTCGGAATCAGCTCCATCGCCCTCGCCTTCCTGGTGGTGCTGGTGGTCGCCATGGCGCTCACCGCCCTGTGGGGCTGGGCGATCGAGCGGGTGGCCTACCGGCCCCTGCGCGGCTCGTTCCGGCTGGCGCCGCTGATCTCGGCGATCGGCGTCTCGATCTTCCTGTCGAACTTCGTGCAGGTGGTGCAGGGCGCGCGCAACAAGCCGACCCCGCCGATGCTGTCGGGCGGCATCACCCTGTTCGAGCGGGACGGCTACGCGGTGTTCCTGGCCTGGAAGCAGGTGCTGATCATGGGGGTCACCGCCGTGCTGCTCACCGGGTTCTGGTACCTCGTGCAGCGCACGCCCTTCGGCCGCGCCCAGCGCGCCTGCGAGCAGGACCGCAAGATGGCGGCGCTCCTCGGGATCGACGTCGACCGCACGATCTCCCTGACCTTCGTGCTCGGCGCCGCGCTGGCGGCCGTCGCGGGTGTCCTCTACCTCATGTATTACGGCGTCGTGTCCTTCTCGGACGGGTTCGTGCCCGGCGTGAAGGCCTTCACCGCGGCGGTCCTCGGGGGCATCGGCTCCCTGCCGGGCGCGGTGCTCGGCGGCCTGATCATCGGGTTGATCGAGACCTTCTGGTCCGCCTACTTCTCCATCGAGTACAAGGATGTCGCCGCCTTCTCGATCCTGGCGATCGTGCTGATCTTCATGCCGTCCGGCATCCTGGGTCGGCCCGAGGTCGAGAAAGTCTGA
- a CDS encoding dicarboxylate/amino acid:cation symporter, with translation MSGSRLTTMIFVGMLLGIAVGYACSITWPDPQTAKEIAGYIALVSDVFLRLIKMIIAPLVFSTLVVGIAHLGDTASVGRVGGKALLWFVGASFCSLMLGLILVNIMQPGVNLNLPLPDAGAGTGLKAASLSLKEFVTHLVPKSAVEAMANNEILQIVVFSIFFGVGLAALGEKGRLLAQGIEGLADVMLKVTGYVMMFAPVAVFAAIAATITTQGIGVLVTYGKFLVEFYIGLAVLWALLMGVGFLLLGGGIVRLFNLIKEPFVLAFSTASSEAAYPKMLTNLEKFGVPNRITSFVLPMGYSFNLDGSMMYCTFAVMFIAQAYNIPLSWGQQLTMLLLLMVTSKGMAGVPRASLVVISATLTHFNIPEAGLLLIIGIDQFLDMGRSATNVLGNSVATVAVAKWEGQLTTTDQRLDHVGTVPSPAE, from the coding sequence ATGTCTGGTTCGCGGCTCACGACGATGATCTTCGTCGGCATGCTTCTCGGGATCGCGGTGGGCTACGCCTGCAGCATCACGTGGCCCGATCCGCAGACCGCCAAGGAGATCGCGGGCTACATCGCGCTGGTGTCCGACGTGTTCCTGCGGCTGATCAAGATGATCATCGCCCCGCTGGTGTTCTCGACCCTCGTCGTCGGCATCGCGCATCTCGGCGATACCGCCTCGGTCGGCCGCGTCGGCGGCAAGGCGCTGCTGTGGTTCGTCGGCGCCTCGTTCTGCTCGCTGATGCTGGGCCTGATCCTGGTCAACATCATGCAGCCGGGCGTGAACCTGAACCTGCCGCTGCCCGATGCGGGCGCCGGCACGGGCCTCAAGGCGGCCTCGCTCTCGCTCAAGGAGTTCGTCACCCACCTCGTGCCGAAGAGCGCCGTCGAGGCGATGGCCAACAACGAGATCCTGCAGATCGTGGTCTTCTCGATCTTCTTCGGCGTCGGCCTCGCGGCGCTCGGCGAGAAGGGCCGCCTGCTCGCCCAGGGCATCGAGGGCCTCGCCGACGTGATGCTGAAGGTGACCGGCTACGTGATGATGTTCGCCCCCGTGGCGGTGTTCGCCGCCATCGCGGCGACGATCACCACGCAGGGCATCGGCGTGCTCGTCACCTACGGCAAGTTCCTGGTCGAGTTCTACATCGGCCTCGCCGTGCTCTGGGCGCTGCTGATGGGCGTCGGCTTCCTGTTGCTCGGCGGCGGCATCGTCCGGCTGTTCAATCTGATCAAGGAGCCCTTCGTGCTGGCCTTCTCGACCGCGTCGAGCGAGGCCGCCTACCCGAAGATGCTGACGAACCTGGAGAAGTTCGGGGTGCCGAACCGCATCACCTCGTTCGTGCTGCCGATGGGCTACTCGTTCAACCTCGACGGCTCGATGATGTACTGCACCTTCGCGGTAATGTTCATCGCGCAGGCCTACAACATCCCGCTGAGCTGGGGGCAGCAGCTCACGATGCTGCTGCTGCTGATGGTGACCTCGAAGGGCATGGCGGGCGTGCCGCGTGCCTCCCTGGTGGTGATCTCGGCGACGCTGACGCATTTCAACATCCCGGAGGCGGGCCTGCTGCTGATCATCGGCATCGACCAGTTCCTCGACATGGGCCGCTCGGCGACGAACGTGCTGGGCAACAGCGTCGCCACCGTGGCGGTCGCCAAGTGGGAGGGGCAGCTGACGACCACCGACCAGCGCCTCGACCATGTCGGCACCGTGCCCTCGCCGGCGGAGTAG
- a CDS encoding amino acid ABC transporter substrate-binding protein, translating to MAMRSVAVLVLALWGATPACAVEVLTGTLKGVAERGEIVLGYRESSVPFSFVEGKRPDGSPRAVGYAIDLCGEIADDIQAAIGRTVKVRYEPVTAETRIPAVTSGKIDLECGSTTANAERRKQVAFSPVDYISATQLLVKRGGGIGSYRDLGGKTVVVTAGTTNEKAVRDLLGRLKIDAKIVTAPDHAASYALVKAGKADAFATDDVLLYGLIATDAQDGANYTVLPDKLSYEPYGIMFRKDDPELAGIVSQTFTRLAESRALRWTYERWFLKRLPNGERLDIPMSNDLRVSFQSMGLDAGE from the coding sequence ATGGCGATGCGGTCCGTCGCGGTTCTGGTGCTGGCCCTCTGGGGGGCGACCCCGGCTTGCGCCGTCGAGGTGCTCACCGGCACGCTCAAGGGCGTCGCCGAGCGCGGCGAGATCGTGCTCGGGTACCGGGAGAGCTCGGTGCCGTTCTCGTTCGTGGAGGGCAAGCGTCCGGACGGCAGCCCCCGGGCGGTCGGCTACGCCATCGACCTGTGCGGGGAGATCGCCGACGACATCCAGGCGGCGATCGGCCGGACCGTGAAAGTGCGCTACGAGCCGGTCACCGCCGAGACCCGCATCCCGGCGGTGACGTCCGGCAAGATCGACCTCGAATGCGGCTCGACCACCGCCAATGCCGAACGCCGCAAGCAGGTGGCGTTCTCGCCGGTGGACTACATCAGCGCGACGCAACTGCTGGTGAAGCGGGGCGGGGGCATCGGGTCCTACCGCGACCTCGGCGGCAAGACGGTCGTGGTCACCGCCGGCACCACCAACGAGAAGGCGGTGCGCGACCTGCTCGGCCGGCTCAAGATCGACGCGAAGATCGTGACGGCGCCCGACCATGCCGCCTCCTACGCCCTGGTCAAGGCCGGCAAGGCCGACGCCTTCGCCACCGACGACGTGCTCCTCTACGGGCTGATCGCCACCGACGCGCAGGACGGGGCGAACTACACGGTGCTGCCCGACAAGCTCTCCTACGAGCCCTACGGCATCATGTTCCGCAAGGACGATCCGGAACTCGCCGGGATCGTGAGCCAGACCTTCACGCGGCTCGCCGAGTCGCGGGCGCTGCGCTGGACCTACGAGCGCTGGTTCCTCAAGCGCTTGCCGAACGGCGAACGTCTCGACATCCCGATGTCGAACGACCTGCGGGTGAGCTTCCAGTCCATGGGGCTCGACGCGGGGGAGTGA